A portion of the Lolium rigidum isolate FL_2022 chromosome 1, APGP_CSIRO_Lrig_0.1, whole genome shotgun sequence genome contains these proteins:
- the LOC124664116 gene encoding uncharacterized protein LOC124664116, which produces MGLSLPQQVPSLSGSSGRRMNPNTVDIFLPSRTTPRAPVILGSPTSLPSIRLDKGINWRLNMSCNDGSGFGRSMYMGEVEAVFVKRCTFCLLQQRRRCELMITDFREECAIVTDRSSASHCSARRSAVTIGSSHPHIRLQVKYKGETGP; this is translated from the exons ATGGGTTTGTCGCTGCCGCAGCAGGTACCCTCTCTCTCTGGGTCGAGTGGACGGCGCATGAACCCCAACACCGTCGACATCTTCCTTCCGTCAAGAACTACACCCCGGGCTCCAGTAATCCTGGGCAGCCCGACATCTCTCCCCTCTATACGTTTGGATAAGGGGATCAATTGGAGATTGAACATGTCTTGCAACGATGGTTCAG GATTTGGTCGATCTATGTACATGGGAGAGGTTGAGGCGGTCTTTGTGAAGCGATGTACTTTTTGTCT GCTGCAGCAACGTCGCCGGTGCGAGCTGATGATAACAGATTTCCGCGAGGAGTGTGCCATCGTAACCGATAGGAGTAGCGCTAGTCACTGTTCTGCTAGGAGGAGCGCCGTCACCATTGGCAGCAGCCATCCTCACATTCGATTGCAGGTCAAG TACAAGGGAGAAACGGGACCTTGA